Genomic DNA from Anas platyrhynchos isolate ZD024472 breed Pekin duck chromosome 30, IASCAAS_PekinDuck_T2T, whole genome shotgun sequence:
TTAAGTTTAACGATTTCCCTATCACTTTCTAGGTGAGGAGAACTGAGATCATCCTCAAGAGGTGAAGAGATTGGATATTTGCACTTGGAATTTGCACTGGATTCCTTTGCTTAAGAGGTTTTCCTGAAAGCAGAGCATCAGTTTTGAGGTTTAACAAGAAATATAATACATATTGCTCACAGAATAGAGCctaacatttttctgtattttcctcctCAGATAGGTCCCCATGCCAAAAGGAgtcaaatgtccaacagcagctccatcaccgagttcctcctcctgccatttgcagacacaagggagctgcagctcctgcacttcgcgctcttcctgggcatctacctggctgccctcctgggcaacggcctcagtCTCACCGccatagcctgtgaccaccgcctccacacccccatgtacttcttcctcctcaacctcgccctcctcgacctgggctgcatctccaccactgtccccaaagccatggccaattccatCTGGGACACTAAAGCCATCTCCTactcaggatgtgctgcacagttcttttttttcctctttttgataTCAGCGGAATATTgccttctcaccatcatgtcctatgaccgctatgttgccatctgcaagcccctgcactacgggaacctcctgggcagcagagcttgtgcccagatggcagcagctgcctggggtagtGGCTTTCTCTATGCtttgctgcacactgccaatacattttccctgcccctctgccaaggcaatgttGTGGAtcagtttttctgtgaaatccctCAGATCctccagctctcctgctcagattccTACCTCAGGGAACTTTGGGTACTTATGGTTGGTATTTGTTTTGCatctggctgttttgttttcattcttttttcctatgtacagattttcagggctgtgttgaggatgccctctgagcagggccagcacaaagccttttccacatgcctccctcacctggctgtggtctccctctttgTCAGCACTGGCTTTTTTGCCTACCTCAAGaccctctccttctcctccccaacCCTAGATCTTGTgatggcagttctgtactcggtggtgccccCAACATTGAACCCTCttatctacagcatgagaaacaaggAGCTCAAGAGTGCTATTAGGAAAGGAATTTCATGGACATTTCTGAATGGTAATAAacttctcctctttctccacAAATGACTTCCTGGGTATGCTTTGAAGGCCTGGTACTTGTTTCATTAAgagtattgttatttttatctttatccttagttttctttccattttttactttcttataAAAGCTTATTGTTCATCCAGCATCTCCTGAAGTATTAAACTGCTCTGTTTACTCTGCACAGTTTTTCCCTCCCTGCATGTCAGAGTCAACTCTCCTTTAGCATCTGCTTAATAAAACAGCATCTCTCCAATGCACTGCCTGAAATCCTGCCTCTTCTTTCAAAGCTGGTGTCAGCAATAGGTCTGAGCATTGCagtggtttcacactgatggacagctgaactccaccacaccACTCTTTCACCCCTGCTCCTGAAAGGTACAGACAAAGAAAATGGAGTTGGAAAGGGCTGCTGTGTTTATACAAGGGACAGGGAGATGACTCATCAATTGCAGTCATGGAAGCAGACCCTGTAGGGAGATTAAGGTAACATTTATTAACAGACTgaagcagtgagaaaaaaaaataaaaaagaaaaataaaaagtgaactAAAATGATTCAAAAGATATCCACCCTTCTCTCCTCCTCTATCTGCTGTCAGCTGTCAAAACCTGCAAGTCCTGGGCTTAGGGGGGGAGGAAGCAGGGGGCTGGACggggctggtggctgctctGAGAGCCCTTCCTGAGGGTTCCACTTTGCTAAGGGACAATGGGGCGGCCAGGACTCTTGGGTCCTGATGCTAGGGCTGCTCTGAGCCCAAAGGCTGCTTTAATCACTGCTCTGCATATCCTCATAAAGATGGAAAATCCAGGGCCAGATTTCCCTGGGAGATATCAGATCATGTCCTGGGTGCTGAGATGCCATCCTTGGATGGCCCCAGCTCTGGTGCTGAACCCTTCCCATTTGCCTTCTATTGTGGTTTTACTCTGCTAAGCAGCTcaactccaccacaacctctcTCTAACTCCTtcttctcaaaggaaaagggggagaaaatatgatgaaaggTGCTCAGGGTTTGTTCTCCTAGTAAGATCAGATCAGCCACCAAGTTTCATgaaatcatagagtcatagaaggttggaaaagacctccaagatcatttgGTCCAACTGCAACCCCCTGTATCGTCACAGTCACcagttattgtcatgggcaaaaatGAATGAGCGTAgggaaattaatataatttgttGCCTATCACCAGCAAACTAGAATAATGAGGAGCtaca
This window encodes:
- the LOC113842057 gene encoding olfactory receptor 14A16-like produces the protein MSNSSSITEFLLLPFADTRELQLLHFALFLGIYLAALLGNGLSLTAIACDHRLHTPMYFFLLNLALLDLGCISTTVPKAMANSIWDTKAISYSGCAAQFFFFLFLISAEYCLLTIMSYDRYVAICKPLHYGNLLGSRACAQMAAAAWGSGFLYALLHTANTFSLPLCQGNVVDQFFCEIPQILQLSCSDSYLRELWVLMVGICFASGCFVFILFSYVQIFRAVLRMPSEQGQHKAFSTCLPHLAVVSLFVSTGFFAYLKTLSFSSPTLDLVMAVLYSVVPPTLNPLIYSMRNKELKSAIRKGISWTFLNGNKLLLFLHK